Proteins encoded by one window of Fusobacterium mortiferum ATCC 9817:
- a CDS encoding ParB/Srx family N-terminal domain-containing protein: MKEQVLKILYLNISEIKEYENNSKEHPEWQISQIANSIKKFGFNDPIAIDENNIIIEGHGRYLAAKKLGLNKIPCIQLKELKEEEKKAYIITHNKLTMNTGFDLEKLKAELEMLKLTNIDLELTGFERTELEDIMSDETELNLLPVEDALDENDPNKLVGLVCPCCGHKAKKKEFLECDIDG; the protein is encoded by the coding sequence ATGAAAGAACAGGTATTAAAAATATTGTATTTAAATATTTCTGAAATAAAAGAATATGAAAATAATTCTAAAGAGCATCCAGAATGGCAAATATCACAAATAGCTAATTCAATTAAAAAATTTGGATTTAATGATCCAATAGCAATAGATGAGAATAATATCATTATTGAAGGACATGGAAGATATTTAGCAGCTAAAAAATTGGGGCTAAATAAAATTCCTTGTATTCAATTGAAAGAGTTAAAAGAGGAAGAGAAAAAGGCTTATATCATAACTCATAATAAGTTAACTATGAATACAGGTTTTGACTTAGAAAAATTAAAGGCAGAATTAGAAATGTTAAAGCTCACTAATATAGATTTAGAACTTACTGGATTTGAAAGGACGGAGCTAGAAGATATTATGAGTGATGAAACTGAATTAAATTTATTACCAGTAGAAGATGCTTTAGATGAGAATGATCCTAATAAATTGGTGGGATTAGTTTGTCCTTGTTGTGGCCATAAGGCAAAGAAAAAAGAGTTTTTAGAGTGTGATATAGATGGCTAA
- a CDS encoding phage virion morphogenesis protein, protein MFNVTNNGKVVLKGLEKLSINSEKTLPLMRYIAGDMQTKVDFRFRLSKNPNGEAWAPLSLITVSRRRKGSNKPLVDTGELRASITSRVTPTIAVVGTNKEYAAYQNFAVKKGELGTTEVTETIREHTRRRRGRTERVRQHTRKREVSSPWGDKPAREFIGFSNNQKIAYAAIIRKYLKTGKL, encoded by the coding sequence ATGTTCAATGTAACAAATAATGGAAAAGTAGTTCTAAAAGGATTAGAAAAACTAAGTATAAACTCTGAAAAAACTCTTCCTTTGATGAGATATATAGCTGGAGATATGCAGACTAAAGTTGATTTTAGATTTAGACTTAGTAAAAATCCAAATGGAGAAGCATGGGCTCCACTCTCTCTTATAACTGTATCAAGAAGAAGAAAGGGAAGTAATAAACCTTTAGTTGATACTGGAGAGTTACGAGCTAGTATTACTTCAAGAGTAACTCCTACTATTGCAGTAGTAGGAACTAATAAAGAATATGCAGCATATCAAAACTTTGCTGTAAAAAAAGGAGAATTGGGAACTACAGAAGTAACTGAAACTATTAGAGAGCATACTAGAAGGAGAAGAGGTAGAACTGAAAGAGTAAGACAACATACTCGTAAAAGAGAAGTATCTTCTCCTTGGGGAGATAAACCAGCTAGGGAGTTTATAGGATTTAGTAATAATCAAAAGATAGCATATGCAGCTATAATTAGAAAATATCTAAAAACAGGTAAGTTATAA
- a CDS encoding sigma factor-like helix-turn-helix DNA-binding protein: protein MSSQMSFKDFLNGDSVFSHREESELLQAKKKIKNAMMSCIFNRYSLSCREVEVYKLFHYKGLNHREIATLLNIKRTTSRNYLYRANKKIRKISKKMEDL from the coding sequence ATGAGTTCTCAAATGAGCTTCAAAGATTTTCTAAATGGCGACTCTGTATTCTCTCATAGGGAAGAGAGCGAACTCTTACAAGCTAAGAAAAAAATTAAAAATGCTATGATGAGCTGTATCTTTAATAGGTACAGCTTGTCTTGTAGAGAGGTTGAAGTATATAAACTCTTTCATTATAAAGGACTTAATCACAGAGAAATTGCTACATTACTTAATATAAAAAGGACTACCAGTAGAAATTACCTTTATAGAGCTAATAAAAAGATAAGGAAAATAAGTAAGAAAATGGAGGATTTATGA
- a CDS encoding phage tail tape measure protein, with protein sequence MIPYSNEYLLQYMATLDTSNYSQGLKGMQNQTEGTTNKIDSAFGKMTKSINAATIAKGAMAAAAIYVANKLRVTTKEVMAYQKQLGMVNTLLKVSRDELNKYGDEFERLSLKTGASKTEIANAAYQALSSGVGKGDLIGFLETASKTAIAGQATVEQSVGTITSIINAYKMEMSEAGKVADWLLTIQNEGVTTVRELGDQLGDVTSISAALGVSLNDVGGAIAQMTVNGNNTAKTITMLKSMLSELSKEGQMAADNFEKLSGQSFTEFIANGGTLQEAMIKMEEYAKKSNKSVVDLFSSVEAGSAALNLTGINAENFANKLEKVASSSGELETAYRTATDNIQSEWEKLVIAMDNRWSKFVKSVVENESLLNFVKTIRRAIDGEDNSLEIQLDREKELPDLKKKLEGVTKELEEVRKKREELLKTNPNKSMTLIPTENKLNDEKNQLTWKIQNIEREIKTREEAAKKVEETNQKIVESENKKNTQLQDLRAQEESRLEEHNDTLKSNELKYLQDKKDYIAGQQNLLSLGIINQEEYNRNIKNKENELYLEQQKANLASLKQMEDYYRNIDDLTKANEFKKKVIEVELNIQQRFSTERNDVGEDSMLDTQLQARKEQQASLLENEWLFLQEQVDLYNQGKLSVEDIEKNKNIRLLELEQQRLEQEALQLEQRKAFYESNAGFEQELADTIIDINKNKIKQEENAFKLEQANKNKKFNWEKWASNYEVDIYERSAGAIMDTYTALAQGQIKSLEDFKKFAMLQLAELLMAKGQEHAARAVSDTALGLSYIAANNYSGAKNAFVSAAQNAAVAASFGVAAATINNSVDSEEDTDNEDNNSSSTQYDEGINDRVESSQEKNEGIVYIDGSNSTLTKLFIKEIEKELNDGYNVTLIGKKK encoded by the coding sequence ATGATACCTTATTCAAATGAATATTTATTACAATATATGGCTACTCTTGACACCAGTAACTATAGTCAAGGCTTAAAGGGAATGCAAAATCAAACTGAAGGAACTACCAATAAAATAGATAGTGCCTTTGGAAAGATGACTAAATCTATTAATGCAGCAACTATTGCTAAAGGAGCTATGGCAGCTGCTGCAATATATGTAGCTAATAAACTTAGAGTCACTACTAAAGAAGTAATGGCATATCAAAAACAACTTGGAATGGTAAATACTCTTCTTAAAGTATCAAGAGATGAGTTAAATAAATATGGAGATGAATTTGAAAGACTATCTCTTAAAACTGGAGCAAGTAAAACAGAGATAGCAAATGCTGCCTACCAAGCTCTATCATCAGGAGTAGGAAAAGGAGATTTAATAGGATTTCTTGAAACAGCATCTAAGACAGCTATAGCTGGGCAAGCTACTGTTGAACAGTCAGTAGGAACTATTACTTCTATTATCAATGCTTATAAAATGGAAATGAGTGAAGCTGGAAAGGTTGCTGACTGGTTACTTACAATTCAAAATGAGGGTGTAACTACTGTAAGAGAGTTAGGGGACCAACTTGGAGATGTAACATCAATCTCGGCAGCTCTTGGAGTATCTCTTAATGATGTAGGTGGAGCAATAGCTCAAATGACTGTAAATGGTAATAATACAGCCAAGACAATAACAATGTTAAAGTCTATGCTATCAGAATTATCCAAAGAAGGACAAATGGCTGCTGATAACTTTGAAAAATTATCAGGTCAAAGCTTTACTGAATTTATAGCAAATGGTGGAACTCTTCAAGAAGCTATGATAAAGATGGAAGAATATGCTAAAAAATCTAATAAATCAGTTGTAGACCTCTTTTCATCAGTTGAAGCTGGAAGTGCAGCTTTAAATCTTACAGGAATAAATGCTGAAAATTTTGCTAATAAGTTAGAAAAAGTGGCTAGTAGTTCAGGAGAATTGGAAACAGCTTATAGAACAGCAACAGATAATATTCAATCAGAATGGGAAAAGCTTGTAATAGCTATGGATAATAGATGGAGTAAGTTTGTAAAATCTGTTGTAGAAAATGAAAGTTTACTCAATTTTGTAAAAACTATTAGAAGGGCCATTGATGGAGAAGATAACTCTTTAGAAATTCAACTAGATAGAGAAAAAGAACTTCCTGATTTAAAAAAGAAATTAGAGGGAGTAACAAAGGAATTAGAAGAGGTTAGAAAGAAAAGAGAAGAGTTATTAAAAACAAATCCTAATAAATCTATGACCTTAATTCCTACTGAAAACAAGCTTAATGATGAAAAAAATCAACTTACTTGGAAAATACAAAATATAGAAAGAGAAATTAAAACTAGGGAAGAGGCAGCTAAAAAAGTTGAAGAAACTAATCAAAAAATAGTAGAGAGCGAAAATAAAAAGAATACTCAACTACAAGATTTAAGAGCTCAAGAAGAAAGTAGATTAGAGGAACATAATGACACCTTAAAATCTAATGAGCTTAAGTATCTCCAAGATAAAAAAGATTATATAGCTGGCCAACAAAATTTATTATCATTAGGAATAATCAACCAAGAGGAATATAACAGGAATATTAAAAATAAAGAAAATGAGCTTTATTTGGAGCAACAAAAAGCTAATTTAGCAAGTTTAAAACAAATGGAAGATTATTATAGAAATATAGATGATTTAACAAAGGCTAATGAGTTTAAGAAAAAAGTAATTGAAGTAGAATTAAATATCCAACAAAGATTTTCTACTGAAAGGAATGATGTAGGAGAAGATTCTATGTTAGATACTCAATTACAAGCTAGAAAAGAGCAACAAGCTAGCCTTTTAGAGAATGAATGGCTATTTCTACAAGAACAGGTTGATTTATATAACCAGGGGAAATTAAGTGTAGAAGATATAGAAAAAAATAAAAATATTAGATTACTAGAGTTGGAACAACAAAGGTTAGAACAAGAGGCACTACAATTAGAGCAAAGAAAAGCTTTCTATGAGTCCAATGCAGGATTTGAGCAAGAACTAGCTGACACTATTATAGATATTAATAAAAATAAGATTAAACAGGAAGAAAATGCTTTTAAACTTGAACAAGCTAATAAAAATAAAAAATTTAACTGGGAGAAATGGGCATCTAATTATGAAGTTGATATATATGAGAGGTCAGCAGGAGCTATTATGGATACCTACACAGCTTTAGCACAAGGACAAATTAAATCATTGGAAGATTTTAAAAAGTTTGCTATGTTGCAATTAGCTGAGTTATTAATGGCAAAAGGGCAAGAACATGCTGCTAGAGCTGTTTCAGATACAGCATTAGGATTATCATATATTGCTGCTAATAATTATAGTGGAGCTAAAAACGCTTTTGTATCTGCTGCACAAAATGCTGCTGTTGCCGCTTCTTTTGGAGTAGCTGCAGCAACTATCAACAATAGTGTTGACTCTGAAGAAGATACAGATAATGAAGATAATAACTCTTCTTCTACTCAATATGATGAAGGAATTAATGATAGAGTAGAAAGCTCTCAAGAAAAAAATGAAGGTATAGTCTATATAGATGGAAGTAACTCTACCTTGACTAAATTATTTATTAAAGAAATAGAAAAAGAATTAAATGATGGATATAATGTAACACTCATTGGAAAGAAAAAATAA
- a CDS encoding major capsid protein translates to MNKRMIYLISLIAEMSQKLNIPKRYSKKFINSGNEYLSPTEKIRIEDLTDHFVTAGIVGRTEVLPILGKDGYRVIEFEPDIIGGQFPYSASDLIQIKAGVPMYTKTGAEIPTIKQMEAKYSRLIAAAIDNRFEKQCAEVYLKGTYTDKNKKAHEVGVKADKPLSWTNGTTVFVDEVLKLALAYQTKHGMWPEIEVGENIFNAIKNEANDTRQNINKVEFRVDGSEPYLMIGTQKVELLVNAKGTDDKEIDTKNLIILSNVNNLAVGYGCLTYGDVAKNESVLVRSKVIAGDTKVEETTGSKGLWGKSAPMPLVLSTTKFERYKVTIS, encoded by the coding sequence ATGAATAAAAGAATGATTTACTTAATATCTCTAATAGCTGAGATGTCACAAAAATTAAATATTCCAAAAAGATACTCAAAAAAATTCATAAACTCTGGAAACGAATACTTATCTCCAACAGAAAAAATAAGAATAGAAGATTTAACAGATCACTTTGTAACAGCTGGAATTGTAGGAAGAACAGAAGTTTTACCTATTCTTGGTAAAGATGGATATAGAGTTATTGAGTTTGAACCTGATATTATTGGAGGACAATTTCCTTATTCAGCTAGTGATTTAATCCAAATAAAAGCTGGTGTTCCTATGTACACAAAAACAGGAGCCGAAATTCCTACAATTAAACAAATGGAAGCTAAATATTCAAGACTAATTGCTGCTGCTATTGATAATAGATTTGAAAAACAATGTGCTGAAGTTTATTTAAAGGGTACTTATACTGACAAAAATAAGAAAGCTCATGAAGTAGGAGTTAAAGCAGATAAACCTCTTTCTTGGACTAATGGAACAACTGTTTTTGTTGATGAAGTTTTAAAACTTGCTTTAGCTTATCAAACTAAACATGGAATGTGGCCTGAAATCGAAGTAGGAGAAAACATATTTAATGCTATAAAAAATGAAGCTAATGATACTAGACAAAATATAAATAAAGTTGAATTTAGAGTTGATGGAAGTGAGCCATACTTAATGATTGGAACTCAAAAAGTAGAACTTCTAGTAAATGCTAAAGGAACTGATGATAAAGAGATAGATACTAAAAATCTAATTATTTTATCTAATGTTAATAACTTAGCAGTTGGATATGGTTGTCTTACTTATGGAGATGTAGCAAAGAATGAATCAGTTTTAGTTAGATCCAAAGTAATAGCTGGAGATACTAAAGTAGAGGAAACTACTGGTAGTAAAGGACTATGGGGTAAATCAGCTCCAATGCCTCTTGTATTATCAACAACTAAATTTGAGAGATATAAGGTTACTATATCTTAA
- a CDS encoding phage portal protein family protein: MEKIEKNILSKKELTTSTVIKLFNETYPENSNLSDELIKKLLEDIDVSSALDKVERGVAGRKLTIQTDDISLEEQAKEIEKRFSGIKFNRILNHMITARYWGYSCFEIIYNEDFSINTLIPIPYDYITYKTSERAWKVKIGANEIPLNREKFLLCIHRWNPARPTGTNIFESCKTSFLDKEMYQRQLRGLAKKYGDVIIVFPYDENTEFEDIKEQAEQVANMKGQDVIAIPVSRNQGLKDSFDFIKLSDLQPEIYTELENREKEKLIQKILGGTLTINNGGGTGSYSLGEIHQQGLEAVIQEVCNFCTDSLYQLIELDSMFFGYNPNNFSWKLEKVYTEEEIFEKDKKKEEKLSLKLDNMLKLSNIGYKLSKVYLAEYLGIDEVSLEESSTPTIINGIQGEFSKNKLDELLERVKEQDSNLLEEIEESFGDFFKDISIQSKEKLKAVKTLEDLENIVLDMTSLKDKMLISFLKGYLDDLVISGSVLLPQENINPFKLKHEEAIQYFLNKSPILFDKLEEISAKVQESYFYIKKSTSLEVTKALYNNLLSTLNEGKTFKDWLKMSEDILNKSGFGDNPWYLELVYRNNLMTTYNAGTFYNQELNKKNKPYGMYDAVGDNRTTDLCKSLDGLVYPLDHSFWKNFLPPNHHGCRSRRIALSKDDVKEYGLTIHKTMGKSILDLKNELGEFKGNQVNALATSLQKKDEKVKELKKEVNSALKQLSLME; the protein is encoded by the coding sequence GTGGAAAAAATTGAAAAGAACATATTAAGTAAAAAAGAGCTAACTACTTCAACAGTTATAAAGTTATTTAATGAAACTTACCCTGAAAATTCTAATTTAAGTGATGAACTTATAAAAAAACTTTTAGAAGATATAGATGTAAGTTCAGCTTTAGACAAAGTTGAAAGAGGAGTAGCTGGAAGAAAACTAACAATACAAACTGATGATATCTCATTAGAAGAACAAGCTAAGGAAATTGAGAAAAGATTTTCAGGTATTAAATTCAATAGAATACTTAATCATATGATAACAGCTAGATATTGGGGATATAGTTGCTTTGAAATAATTTATAATGAAGATTTTTCAATAAATACTCTTATTCCTATACCTTATGATTATATCACATATAAAACTTCTGAAAGAGCTTGGAAAGTAAAAATAGGAGCTAATGAAATACCTCTTAATAGAGAAAAATTTTTACTATGTATTCATAGATGGAATCCAGCTAGACCAACAGGTACTAATATCTTTGAGTCTTGTAAAACTTCTTTTTTAGATAAAGAAATGTATCAAAGACAATTAAGGGGACTTGCTAAAAAATATGGAGATGTTATAATTGTTTTTCCTTATGACGAAAATACAGAGTTTGAGGATATTAAAGAGCAAGCTGAACAAGTTGCAAATATGAAAGGACAAGATGTAATAGCAATTCCTGTTAGTAGAAATCAAGGATTAAAGGATAGCTTTGATTTTATAAAATTATCTGATTTGCAACCTGAAATCTATACAGAGTTAGAAAACAGGGAAAAAGAAAAGTTAATTCAAAAAATACTTGGAGGAACTTTAACTATTAATAATGGTGGAGGAACAGGTTCATATTCACTTGGAGAAATTCATCAACAAGGATTAGAAGCTGTTATTCAAGAAGTTTGTAATTTTTGCACAGATAGTTTATATCAATTAATAGAATTAGATTCAATGTTTTTTGGATATAATCCTAATAATTTTTCTTGGAAGCTTGAAAAAGTTTATACAGAAGAAGAAATATTCGAAAAAGATAAAAAGAAAGAAGAAAAACTAAGTTTAAAACTTGATAATATGTTGAAATTATCAAATATTGGCTATAAGCTCTCTAAAGTCTATTTAGCAGAGTATTTAGGTATAGACGAAGTTTCACTCGAAGAAAGTTCTACACCTACTATAATCAATGGAATACAAGGCGAATTCTCAAAAAATAAGTTGGATGAATTACTAGAAAGAGTAAAAGAACAAGATAGTAATTTATTAGAAGAGATTGAAGAAAGTTTTGGAGATTTTTTCAAAGATATTTCAATACAGTCAAAAGAAAAATTAAAGGCCGTAAAAACGTTGGAAGATTTAGAAAATATTGTTTTAGATATGACTTCTTTAAAAGATAAAATGCTTATCAGTTTTTTAAAAGGTTATTTAGATGATTTAGTTATTAGTGGTAGTGTCTTATTACCACAGGAAAATATCAATCCTTTTAAATTAAAGCATGAAGAAGCTATACAATATTTTTTAAATAAATCTCCTATACTCTTTGACAAATTGGAAGAGATTTCAGCTAAAGTACAAGAAAGTTATTTTTACATAAAGAAAAGTACAAGCTTAGAAGTAACCAAAGCTTTGTATAATAATTTACTTTCAACTTTAAATGAAGGAAAGACTTTTAAAGATTGGTTAAAGATGTCAGAAGATATTTTAAATAAATCAGGATTTGGAGATAATCCTTGGTACTTGGAATTAGTTTATAGAAATAATTTAATGACTACTTATAATGCTGGTACTTTCTATAATCAAGAACTTAATAAAAAGAATAAACCTTATGGAATGTATGATGCTGTTGGAGATAATAGGACAACTGATTTATGTAAATCTTTAGATGGACTTGTATATCCTTTGGACCATAGTTTTTGGAAGAACTTTTTGCCACCTAATCATCACGGTTGTAGAAGTAGGAGAATTGCTTTAAGCAAAGATGATGTAAAAGAATATGGATTAACTATTCATAAAACAATGGGAAAATCCATTTTAGACTTAAAAAATGAGCTTGGAGAATTCAAAGGAAATCAAGTCAATGCATTAGCTACTTCTTTACAGAAAAAAGATGAGAAAGTAAAAGAATTGAAAAAGGAAGTAAACTCTGCTTTAAAACAACTTTCTCTAATGGAGTGA
- a CDS encoding VRR-NUC domain-containing protein, with protein sequence MRETDIQSTIIRYLEILETQGKLFFNRTNNIPPVNKDSKGKVIGFRSLPFGAKKGIPDIWVIINGKTIGLEVKTPTGKQSKEQKEIQEKFIKNGADYYVVRSYEEVKNILDKYLKSA encoded by the coding sequence ATGAGAGAAACAGATATTCAATCAACTATAATTAGATATTTAGAAATCCTTGAAACTCAAGGAAAACTATTTTTTAATAGAACTAATAATATTCCTCCAGTAAATAAAGATAGTAAAGGTAAAGTAATTGGATTTAGAAGTTTACCTTTTGGAGCAAAGAAAGGTATTCCTGATATATGGGTAATTATCAATGGAAAAACTATAGGTTTGGAAGTTAAAACACCTACAGGAAAACAAAGTAAGGAGCAAAAAGAGATTCAAGAAAAATTTATAAAAAATGGTGCTGACTATTATGTAGTTAGAAGTTATGAGGAAGTTAAGAACATACTAGATAAGTATTTAAAGAGTGCATAG
- a CDS encoding DUF1804 family protein, with protein sequence MSNPTRAPTKEEVREYYEQNNVSLKECANHFGISENTVKSWKKRDKAKGDDWVHLIDSSGAPKGAEGKSKKQLINKAKSIVIQGGTIKEASEKTGVKESTLQNYSSKENWIEQQERFLKNVYGRLQEEEGEKHIQRRKEAIDYLNYIQKKTMAKLSNGDLDKKDAEIFNTVVNIVQKTIEGQAQLLGIPEMRLNIKKDTDNKDIPTSNDRKITIKVVK encoded by the coding sequence ATGAGTAATCCTACTAGGGCTCCCACAAAAGAAGAGGTAAGGGAATACTATGAGCAAAATAATGTTTCTTTAAAAGAGTGTGCTAATCATTTTGGGATATCTGAAAATACTGTTAAAAGTTGGAAGAAAAGAGATAAAGCTAAGGGTGATGATTGGGTGCACCTAATAGATAGTTCGGGTGCACCCAAGGGGGCAGAGGGAAAATCAAAAAAGCAACTTATAAATAAAGCTAAATCAATAGTTATTCAAGGTGGAACTATAAAAGAAGCTTCAGAGAAAACAGGAGTTAAGGAAAGTACACTTCAAAACTATTCATCTAAAGAAAATTGGATAGAGCAACAGGAAAGATTCCTTAAAAATGTATATGGAAGGCTCCAAGAGGAAGAAGGAGAAAAGCATATACAAAGGAGAAAAGAAGCTATTGATTATCTTAACTATATTCAAAAGAAAACTATGGCCAAGTTATCTAATGGGGATTTAGATAAAAAAGATGCTGAAATCTTTAATACAGTAGTTAATATAGTTCAAAAGACAATAGAGGGACAAGCTCAATTATTAGGTATTCCTGAAATGAGATTGAATATTAAGAAAGATACTGATAATAAAGATATTCCTACTAGTAATGATAGAAAAATCACTATTAAGGTGGTGAAGTAA
- a CDS encoding AbrB/MazE/SpoVT family DNA-binding domain-containing protein, which translates to MNLKGDTRELKIMFNNDGKGNYTNKISLPKTWIAQMGVTPDQREVIVKFEDNKIIIEKK; encoded by the coding sequence ATGAATTTAAAAGGGGATACGAGAGAATTAAAAATAATGTTCAATAATGATGGAAAAGGTAATTATACAAATAAAATAAGCCTTCCTAAAACTTGGATAGCTCAAATGGGAGTAACTCCAGACCAAAGAGAAGTAATAGTTAAATTTGAAGATAATAAAATTATAATTGAAAAAAAATAA
- a CDS encoding PBSX family phage terminase large subunit: protein MENIELTFGEHFANLIQDDDFDIALWIGGYGSGKSFTGFLKTVLTGSIEKRRMLVVRKVYATLKDSCFEDLKEAISILNMENEWKYIKSPYEFENLITGTQIIFKGMDDWRKLKSVKNIDYILIEEADELTIDDIKELRKRLRVKNIRCKLIMMCNPVSRGSSIYKMFFTEQGYNIDENELYEKRLIKFTDKIILENGEILKQVVMIHHSTYKDNPHLPASFIYELESEKDPRLKRIAKEGKFGADGDLVLYNAVFEKQVYEKYIEGKLGKKDQYRGIDWGYSTSYTCGLKMAVNTKLNELYIYWEYYNKGKLTKELFKELEPLKEGGKVIYADSASAQTIADFYDAGYNIDGATKGNGSVEYHEQLLRSFSRIVIDIDRCPHTKEEAEECVYKKDKNGDIQAGRYNIDPHSFDAMSYGLEEYEYIPLKERIRKKKYIGVNGGGKN, encoded by the coding sequence ATGGAAAATATAGAACTTACATTTGGAGAACACTTTGCAAACTTAATACAAGATGATGATTTTGACATTGCACTTTGGATAGGTGGATATGGTAGTGGTAAATCTTTCACAGGATTTCTTAAAACTGTTCTTACAGGATCTATTGAAAAAAGAAGAATGCTGGTTGTCCGTAAAGTATATGCAACTTTAAAGGATAGTTGTTTTGAGGATTTAAAGGAAGCTATATCTATTTTGAATATGGAAAATGAGTGGAAATATATTAAATCTCCTTATGAATTTGAAAATTTAATAACAGGAACTCAAATTATATTCAAGGGTATGGATGATTGGAGAAAACTAAAATCAGTAAAAAATATAGATTATATCCTTATAGAAGAAGCTGATGAGTTAACTATTGATGATATAAAAGAACTTAGAAAAAGACTTAGAGTAAAAAATATTAGATGTAAATTAATAATGATGTGTAATCCTGTATCTCGTGGAAGTTCTATTTATAAAATGTTTTTTACTGAACAAGGTTATAACATTGATGAAAATGAATTATATGAGAAAAGACTCATTAAATTTACAGATAAGATTATTTTGGAAAATGGAGAAATATTAAAACAAGTAGTTATGATACATCATTCTACTTATAAGGATAATCCACATCTTCCAGCAAGTTTTATTTATGAGTTAGAAAGTGAAAAAGACCCTAGATTAAAAAGAATAGCTAAAGAAGGTAAATTTGGAGCAGATGGTGATTTAGTTTTATATAATGCTGTCTTTGAAAAACAAGTTTATGAGAAATATATTGAAGGGAAATTAGGAAAAAAAGACCAGTACAGAGGTATTGACTGGGGATATTCAACTTCATATACTTGTGGTTTAAAAATGGCGGTTAATACTAAATTAAATGAATTGTATATTTATTGGGAATACTACAATAAAGGCAAATTAACCAAAGAACTTTTTAAGGAATTGGAACCTTTAAAAGAAGGTGGAAAAGTAATATATGCAGATAGTGCTTCGGCACAAACTATTGCAGACTTCTATGATGCTGGATATAACATTGATGGAGCAACTAAAGGTAATGGCTCAGTTGAATATCATGAGCAACTTTTGAGAAGTTTTTCAAGAATAGTAATTGATATTGATAGATGTCCTCACACTAAAGAAGAAGCTGAAGAATGTGTTTATAAAAAAGATAAAAATGGAGATATCCAAGCTGGTAGATACAACATAGATCCTCATAGTTTTGATGCTATGAGCTATGGGCTTGAAGAATATGAATATATCCCATTGAAAGAAAGAATTAGAAAGAAAAAATATATAGGAGTTAATGGAGGTGGAAAAAATTGA